In Littorina saxatilis isolate snail1 linkage group LG8, US_GU_Lsax_2.0, whole genome shotgun sequence, a single genomic region encodes these proteins:
- the LOC138972583 gene encoding uncharacterized protein, which yields MASKAGHFSSDGRNEAETTSPATTLFSLCKQRVQEWYPELYKRVYFIPPVYMNRTEHREMQVSGQTVCVTQAPSRTPARGDEQTLRESDARDDQSQQTVLDCLQRVSKDQTEGMFVLSQLNFGHYLNEPSFAAAAATLPKPGDLQAENKERGDFDVLILHRKYGIFVGEIKSIGDLLSSLTPKEQDQQVKKKVNVAMRQLQKAEDVLQHVMSGDAPRIQKTLMLPNISRLQFQRVLKDSPSLAQDLRGCLGVTGNTDPSTLCLTSDDILNPGKWWHRWLTGMGNDPAMTDAVYLDLVSRFCGPATTVTVHCSSTPRLARAQHSDLRTPGEGVVETASRFAPVDIVLHPSQVAALNKQKRLVFIHGPPGTGKTLVLILKATEWLKQNKPVQIVSMSKYSRAVSEGIVSQLNLAVKPAASHLIKLHTFDLTDEVDRAVESLMKEAAADKLYLIFDEVSGVEQRNLEQKCFTRLCSELQKRCRGLHIWAASLYHGLKPKRLTEVILTEPLRTPPAVTRHVQQQPLMGDGKEIRGYTRSASCQPSEGPAPKIVRHTGRGDHIDGRPRDCEQCGREIGKTIRELDVGGKGARSGDSPHPLRYSDVIILTNLRTLDDADNDPSSSRRGKTSGLLRGLREERIPVKVLKSSDMEGVRDVANMTGPDQVIATDNRVVQGLERKVVVCVGSVSVGDDRMGRLKSASRCTSQLVWVEEVREQTDSSGEDHSG from the exons atggcgAGCAAA GCTGGCCACTTCTCAAGCGACGGCAGAAATGAAGCTGAAACCACCTCCCCTGCGACCACACTTTTCTCGCTGTGCAAACAACGGGTGCAGGAGTGGTACCCAGAACTGTACAAGCGGGTCTACTTCATTCCTCCAGTATATATGAACAGAACTGAGCACAGAGAAATGCAGGTGTCCGGACAGACAGTTTGCGTGACTCAGGCACCAAGTCGAACTCCTGCCCGAGGCGATGAACAAACTCTGCGAGAGAGCGACGCTCGCGATGATCAAAGCCAGCAAACAGTATTGGATTGTCTCCAGCGCGTGTCTAAGGACCAAACGGAAGGCATGTTCGTCCTTTCACAGCTGAACTTTGGACACTACCTGAACGAGCCAAGCTTCGCTGCAGCTGCTGCAACTTTGCCAAAGCCTGGAGACTTACAGGCTGAGAATAAAGAGCGCGGTGATTTTGACGTCCTCATTCTACACAGAAAGTATGGTATCTTCGTAGGTGAGATCAAATCTATTGGCGACCTACTCTCTTCCCTCACACCGAAGGAGCAGGACCAGCAAGTGAAGAAAAAAGTAAACGTGGCCATGAGACAGTTGCAGAAAGCAGAGGATGTGCTGCAACATGTGATGTCCGGAGACGCTCCGCGGATACAGAAAACGTTGATGCTGCCCAACATCTCGAGATTGCAGTTTCAGCGTGTCCTGAAGGACAGTCCAAGCCTCGCACAA GATCTAAGAGGATGCTTGGGTGTAACTGGCAATACAGACCCCAGCACTCTATGCTTGACGTCAGATGACATCTTGAACCCTGGCAAATGGTGGCACCGATGGCTGACTGGGATGGGTAATGATCCAGCAATGACAGATGCTGTCTACTTGGACTTGGTCTCACG CTTTTGTGGCCCAGCGACGACAGTAACAGTCCACTGTTCATCAACGCCTCGGTTGGCTCGTGCACAACATTCGGACTTGCGCACCccaggggagggggtggttgaGACAGCGTCCAGATTTGCTCCTGTCGACATCGTCCTCCATCCTTCGCAAGTAGCTGCCCTGAACAAGCAGAAGCGGCTGGTTTTTATCCACGGCCCTCCCGGTACTGGCAAAACCCTCGTGCTTATCTTGAAAGCGACAGAGTGGCTGAAGCAGAACAAACCTGTGCAGATTGTCAGTATGAGCAAGTACAGCCGAGCAGTGTCTGAGGGAATAGTCAGCCAGCTGAATCTTGCAGTAAAGCCAGCAGCAAGCCACCTCATAAAACTGCACACATTTGACCTTACTGATGAGGTGGACCGGGCAGTGGAGTCACTGATGAAGGAAGCAGCTGCTGACAAGCTGTATCTCATTTTTGATGAGGTGTCTGGTGTTGAGCAAAG AAACCTCGAGCAAAAATGCTTCACTCGATTGTGCTCAGAGCTTCAGAAACGTTGTCGTGGTCTGCACATTTGGGCAGCTTCCTTGTACCATGGCCTCAAGCCGAAACGGCTGACCGAGGTCATACTGACAGAGCCGCTGCGGACACCTCCCGCAGTTACTCGCCACGTTCAACAGCAGCCTCTTATGGGCGACGGCAAGGAGATCCGAGGCTACACGCGCTCTGCTTCGTGTCAGCCCAGTGAAGGTCCAGCGCCGAAGATTGTACGGCATACAGGAAGAGGGGACCACATCGATGGCAGGCCGAGAGACTGTGAGCAGTGTGGGCGTGAGATTGGCAAAACAATCCGGGAACTTGACGTTGGTGGAAAAG GCGCAAGGAGTGGTGACAGCCCACACCCTCTGAGgtacagtgacgtcatcatttTGACCAACTTGCGCACTCTCGATGACGCAGACAATGACCCTTCAAGCAGTCGGAGAGGAAAAACTAGTGGTCTCCTGCGCGGCTTGAGGGAAGAACGAATTCCGGTGAAAGTGCTGAAATCAAGTGACATGGAGGGTGTGAGAGACGTGGCAAACATGACCGGGCCGGACCAAGTGATAGCGACAGACAATCGCGTTGTCCAAGGCCTTGAGAGAAAGGTAGTTGTTTGCGTGGGTTCTGTGTCCGTTGGCGACGATCGAATGGGGCGACTGAAGTCCGCATCGCGCTGCACATCGCAGCTTGTGTGGGTGGAAGAGGTGCGCGAACAGACTGATTCGTCTGGTGAAGACCACAGCGGGTAG